One stretch of Anaerolineae bacterium DNA includes these proteins:
- a CDS encoding acyl carrier protein has translation MDTFERVRKIIVDQLGVEPERVTMEASFRDDLEADSLDLVELIMAFEEEFGGEISDEEAEKIRTVGEAVTYLESHSAS, from the coding sequence ATGGACACGTTCGAAAGGGTCCGCAAGATAATCGTGGATCAGCTGGGAGTGGAGCCCGAGCGGGTGACCATGGAGGCCAGCTTCCGGGACGATCTTGAGGCCGATTCGCTGGACCTGGTCGAGCTCATCATGGCGTTCGAGGAGGAATTCGGAGGGGAGATCTCGGACGAAGAGGCGGAGAAGATCCGCACGGTGGGCGAGGCTGTGACGTATCTAGAGAGCCATTCAGCGAGCTGA